From Plasmodium vivax scf_7167 genomic scaffold, whole genome shotgun sequence, the proteins below share one genomic window:
- a CDS encoding tryptophan-rich antigen (Pv-fam-a) (encoded by transcript PVX_112690A), whose product MRILSAAVYISGTLCILCSNFLVDFASATEAMPKFPQNNLKGGLKDSPLKQPKSPLINGPPKPVNDKLKDDSNKTETKDAKNGLNKPPKNINDKVKDGENKTPSQDLNEPSFKLPMRQKESSWYTWLKGTKKDYETLKCFAKGNLYDWLCNVRESFDLYLQSLEKKWTTCSDSATTLFLCECFAESSGWNDSQWGNWMNNQLKEQLKTEAEAWISTKKKDFDGLTSKYFSLWKDHRRKELDADEWKNKVSSGGLSEWEELTNKMNTRYRNNLDNMWSHFSRDLFFNFDEWAPQVLEKWIENKQWNRWVKKVRK is encoded by the exons atgagaatatTATCAGCGGCTGTGTATATATCGGGAACCCTGTGCATTTTATGCTCTAATTTCTTAGTGGATTTTGCTTCTGCTACG GAAGCTATGCCCAAATTTCCTCAGAACAATCTTAAAGGTGGTTTAAAAGATTCACCCTTGAAACAGCCCAAAAGTCCTTTAATAAATGGCCCCCCCAAACCAGTTAATGACAAACTTAAGGATGATAGTAATAAAACCGAGACGAAGGATGCTAAAAACGGGTTAAATAAACCACCAAAAAACATCAATGATAAGGTTAAGgatggagaaaataaaacccCTTCACAAGATCTAAATGAACCTTCATTTAAATTGCCAATGAGACAAAAAGAATCCAGTTGGTATACGTGGCTTAAGGGCACTAAGAAAGACTATGAAACTTTAAAGTGTTTTGCCAAAGGTAATTTATACGACTGGCTTTGTAACGTAAGAGAATCTTTCGATTTGTACCTTCAaagtttggaaaaaaaatggacaactTGTTCAGATAGTGCTACTACACTGTTCTTATGTGAATGTTTTGCAGAATCATCTGGATGGAACGACTCTCAATGGGGAAATTGGATGAACAATCAATTAAAGGAACAGTTGAAAACGGAAGCTGAGGCATGGatttctacaaaaaaaaaagatttcgaTGGTTTAAcaagtaaatatttttcgttATGGAAAGATCATAGAAGGAAAGAGTTGGATGCAGATgagtggaaaaataaagtatcATCTGGTGGTTTATCAGAGTGGGAAGAACTGACAAATAAGATGAATACACGCTACAGGAATAATTTGGATAATATGTGGAGCCATTTTAGTcgtgatttattttttaactttgaTGAATGGGCTCCACAAGTGCTTGAAAAATGGATAGAAAATAAGCAATGGAATCGATGGGTCAAAAAAGTtagaaagtaa
- a CDS encoding Pv-fam-d protein (encoded by transcript PVX_112695A): MLKKKDSLEDYYYSRSEGESNRGEMSQNTHDNHFENRYVSEKDYYDYEKGNYGHNYKKRDYGNEYDTNVDYYEPVYGRINNNSNKRENFDQLKNDHYSYNNPSNDRNRNEFANHYDTEKDYYYNYNSKYGDEYYKAGNYQAGNYNDNYYKAGNNNDNYYNGGYHNDNYYNGGSYNDNYYRDGYHNDNYYSGGYHNDNYYSGGYHNDNYYSDGYYGKYDYNRDYHQREGFPLQQKSKMPLHKLLLCGNFPGSEKYNKVKENKSSSFPIFNIFKKIDAKLESKIMKIFLSNKDLTGVGSELGVPQKKQNKIGGMKKLVCPIIMLGISIVVMAMIHRFEMVSVLSLVLIIALIYISTKLNKFQHLYRQYIKSIGPNYRYPSY; this comes from the coding sequence atgttaaaaaaaaaagacagtTTAGAAGACTATTATTACTCAAGGTCAGAAGGAGAAAGCAATAGAGGGGAAATGTCACAAAATACACATGATAATCATTTTGAAAACAGATATGTCTCTGAAAAAGACTATTACGATTATGAAAAGGGTAATTATGGACACAATTATAAGAAGCGTGATTATGGAAACGAATATGATACAAATGTCGATTATTATGAACCAGTATACGGCAGAAtcaataataatagtaataagcgagaaaattttgatcaattaaaaaacgatcattattcttataataatCCGAGTAATGACAGAAACAGAAACGAGTTTGCAAACCACTATGATACAGAAAaggattattattataactatAATAGTAAGTATGGTGATGAGTACTATAAAGCTGGTAACTATCAAGCTGGTAACTATAACGATAATTACTATAAAGCTGGTAACAATAACGATAATTACTACAACGGTGGTTACCATAACGATAATTACTATAACGGTGGTAGCTATAACGATAATTACTATAGAGATGGTTACCATAACGATAATTACTATAGCGGTGGTTACCATAACGATAATTACTATAGCGGTGGTTACCATAACGATAATTACTATAGCGATGGTTACTATGGGAAATATGACTACAACAGAGATTACCATCAAAGGGAAGGATTTCCTTTGCAACAAAAGAGTAAAATGCCATTACATAAACTGCTGTTATGTGGAAATTTTCCTGGTAGTGAGAAGTACAATAAggtaaaggaaaataaatcctCGAGTTTTCCgatatttaacattttcaaaaaaattgacgcAAAATTGGAAtcgaaaataatgaaaattttcctATCCAACAAAGATCTTACAGGAGTAGGAAGTGAACTAGGagtcccccaaaaaaagcaaaataaaattggaggaatgaaaaaattagtgTGTCCAATTATTATGCTAGGCATATCGATTGTTGTAATGGCTATGATTCATAGATTTGAGATGGTTTCTGTATTGTCTCTAGTACTTATTATAGCACTAATATACATTTCTactaaattaaataaatttcaacATTTATATAGGCAATATATAAAATCCATTGGACCTAATTACAGATATCCATCATATTAG
- a CDS encoding PST-A protein (encoded by transcript PVX_112700A) — protein sequence MVENEVYNRDMRIVRSRERLDGRPTLRSFFNKDGLLLKTYGWIVRNAVGLIVLIHGLNSHTRFSFLRHNVHVFNNRAILMDADNYYIYKNSWIEHFNKNGYSVFGIDLQSHGESEGWENLSLNVKEFDDLVYDVLEYIQKVQDDNARYMNYSSSSYSSSSSRSNSSSNSSSNSGSNSNSNSNSNSRGGESPRNDNSANRMIAPLPVYLIGQSMGGNVALRALQIVGKYRGLNRRLNIRGCVSLSGMIAVEALGLPSSYIYKSFFMPLSRFLSDFLPTLRLLCEMPYKRFQYIRDIGRFDTMRYRRGITCRFAYELLKAMDNLDHDMRFMPRDIPVLFIHSSKDKLCYPGGVVSFYNRLNIRNKELHMLNYMEHMLTMEPGNERVLSKIMNWLYNMSRPQRITA from the coding sequence ATGGTTGAAAATGAAGTATATAACCGGGATATGAGAATAGTGCGTAGCAGGGAACGGCTAGATGGAAGGCCAACgcttcgttcattttttaataaggaTGGTTTGCtattaaaaacatatggTTGGATAGTAAGAAATGCGGTAGGCCTTATAGTATTAATTCATGGATTAAATTCACACACaaggttttcatttttgaggCATAACGTCCATGTGTTTAATAATAGAGCAATATTAATGGACGCAgataattattacatttataaaaatagctggatagaacattttaataaaaatggataTTCTGTCTTCGGAATAGATTTACAAAGCCATGGCGAATCAGAAGGGTGGGAAAATTTAAGTCTTAATGTAAAAGAATTTGATGACTTAGTATATGATGTGCTTGAATATATTCAAAAAGTTCAAGATGATAACGCACGATATATGAATTATAGTAGTAGCAGTTATAGTAGCAGCAGCAGTAGAAGTAATAGTAGCAGCAATAGTAGCAGCAATAGTGGCAGCAATAGTAACAGTAACAGTAATAGTAACAGCAGAGGCGGTGAGTCGCCTCGTAATGATAATTCGGCCAACCGAATGATAGCACCCCTTCCAGTATATCTAATTGGCCAATCTATGGGAGGAAACGTTGCTCTAAGAGCATTACAGATAGTCGGAAAATACAGGGGACTTAATCGAAGACTAAATATAAGAGGTTGTGTATCATTATCTGGTATGATTGCTGTAGAAGCATTAGGATTACCAAgctcatatatatataaaagtttCTTTATGCCCTTGTCAAGATTCTTGTCCGATTTCTTACCAACATTAAGGCTTTTATGCGAAATGCCTTATAAAAGGTTTCAATATATTCGTGATATAGGTCGATTTGATACAATGCGTTATAGAAGAGGTATAACATGCAGATTTGCATATGAACTTTTAAAAGCAATGGATAATTTAGACCATGATATGAGATTCATGCCCAGAGATATCCCGGTATTGTTTATTCATTCATCGAAGGACAAATTGTGCTATCCTGGAGGCGttgtttcattttataatagaCTAAATATTCGTAATAAAGAACTGCACATGTTAAATTATATGGAGCACATGCTAACTATGGAACCAGGAAATGAAAGGGTCTTAAGTAAAATTATGAATTGGCTTTACAACATGTCAAGGCCGCAAAGAATCACTGCTTaa
- a CDS encoding tryptophan-rich antigen (Pv-fam-a) (encoded by transcript PVX_112705A), whose translation MKTRGYQESTSLQNSEFRDRPEKWKEDQWNDFMKETERDWEKFNTSMENLTSSWFEKKELEWEGWIKAMQNRWAYYNKNMDDCVLNVIKNSLNWTDFQWQKWIRLMKNKAMKHFESSGDEYILDVFRRNTSWTTEQWKEWIKTPIRESMEKDWEYWIAEDQYKLDNWMLENFDKWKTKRITEWKEKKWKAEEDEYWANWEAKGSKDKSKVLIDRKNWNLWKERTYREERQWEMYTERKKKEFFSKDVVEWMKWKSEKTEMFENWKENTLSTWIKEKQWNVWLHKDKEVGRRKLY comes from the coding sequence atgaaaacgagGGGCTATCAAGAAAGCACCTCTTTACAGAACTCTGAATTCAGGGATAGGccagaaaaatggaaagaggaTCAGTGGAATGATTTTATGAAGGAAACGGAGAGAGACTGGGAAAAATTCAACACGAGTATGGAAAATCTGACTTCTTCatggtttgaaaaaaaagaactggAATGGGAAGGATGGATAAAAGCAATGCAAAATAGATGGGCATATTACAACAAAAATATGGATGATTGTGTACTTAATGtcataaaaaattctttaaacTGGACAGATTTTCAGTGGCAAAAGTGGATTagattaatgaaaaataaagcgaTGAAACACTTTGAAAGTTCGGGAGATGAATACATACTTGATGTTTTTAGAAGGAATACAAGTTGGACAACTGAGCAATGGAAAGAGTGGATTAAGACACCAATAAGAGAATCTATGGAAAAGGATTGGGAATATTGGATTGCCGAAGATCAATACAAATTAGATAATTGGATGTTggaaaattttgataaatgGAAAACTAAAAGAATAACTGAatggaaagagaaaaagtggaaagcTGAAGAAGATGAATATTGGGCTAATTGGGAAGCTAAAGGATCAAAGGATAAATCGAAAGTATTGAttgatagaaaaaattggaatCTATGGAAAGAAAGAACATATAGAGAAGAGAGACAATGGGAGATGTATaccgaaaggaaaaaaaaggaattttttagCAAAGATGTTGTGGAATGGATGAAATGGAAATCTGAAAAGACCGAAATGTTTGAAAATTGGAAGGAAAACACACTTAGCACATGgataaaggagaagcagTGGAATGTGTGGCTTCATAAGGACAAAGAAGTAGGtagaagaaaattatactaA
- a CDS encoding Pv-fam-d protein (encoded by transcript PVX_112710A) codes for MNVKIINFFFTKIAAFALVLSVRNCSYEASSFCELQNGRNSQNGTLLGVRTSRLLFGGVNVGEETKNNSLKGRIINVLEKDGNEFSKHLNALMHDESFRNELNFLTDDRNAQRTLNTLIRDDSSESVSSLSNFEENYKRPLNELKRNVSEDSIFDDLGVYDSEESINYMSNDSLYNSGLDILKNEKYSTISDAINEEKEFDKLIREHKYKKVTELGICGLLKRIDKTVESDMLNIMKSDFIRGYGYSKKYSAKYRSGYKKLLNDIKQYRIFLPLIIFGTIAVVIMPQMLFGCLFGITAACSASVFKMYIVSLLLSFSLGLYYQIKYDKCKKIIKHYVKYRKRPIL; via the exons ATGaacgtaaaaataattaatttttttttcacgaaaATTGCTGCGTTTGCCCTTGTATTAAGTGTTCGGAATTGTTCCTACGAG GCATCTAGCTTCTGTGAACTACAGAATGGAAGAAACAGCCAAAACGGCACATTATTAGGTGTTAGAACGAGTAGACTGCTCTTTGGAGGAGTTAACGTaggagaagaaacaaaaaataattctttaaaaGGAAGAATTATTAACGTATTAGAGAAAGATGGTAATGAATTTTCTAAACACTTAAATGCTTTAATGCATGATGAAAGTTTTCGAAacgaattaaattttttaacagaCGATAGAAATGCACAAAGGACCCTTAATACATTAATACGCGATGATAGTTCTGAAAGTGTATCTAGCCTttcaaattttgaagaaaattataaaaggccattaaatgaattaaaacGAAATGTCTCTGAAGATAGCATATTTGATGATTTAGGAGTATACGATTCTGAAGAAAGTATCAACTATATGTCGAATGACAGTCTTTACAACAGTGGACTtgatatattgaaaaatgaaaaatactCTACAATATCGGATGCtataaatgaagaaaaagaattcgATAAGTTAATACGAGAgcataaatacaaaaaagttaCCGAATTGGGAATATGTGgacttttaaaaagaattgatAAAACAGTCGAATCAGATATGTTAAATATCATGAAAAGTGATTTCATTCGTGGTTATGGTTATAGTAAAAAGTATAGCGCTAAATACAGAAgtggatataaaaaattgcttaacgatataaaacaatatagaatatttttacctcTTATCATTTTTGGTACAATTGCTGTCGTAATAATGCCACAAATGTTATTTGGTTGTCTTTTTGGTATTACTGCTGCTTGTTCCGCTtcagtttttaaaatgtatattgtATCATTATtgttatctttttctttgggCCTCTACTATCAGATTAAGTATGATAAATgcaagaaaattataaaacattatGTAAAATACAGGAAACGCcctatattataa